The proteins below are encoded in one region of Bremerella sp. P1:
- the eno gene encoding phosphopyruvate hydratase — MSMIVDVRGLQILDSRGNPTVEVEVILDSGVVGRAAVPSGASTGVHEALELRDGDKSVYLGKGVTKAVENVNDVIADALIGEDATSQTHIDELMIELDGTPNKAKLGANAILGVSLAVAKAAAAASGLPLYRYLGGVGARTLPAPMMNIVNGGSHADNNVDVQEFMVFPLGFDKFGDALRCGVEVFHSLKKVLKGKGLNTAVGDEGGFAPNLGSNIEALDLIMESIDAAGYKAGEQVYIALDVASSELYNKDKKTYTIDGKEIDSAGMVDFLAAWADKYPIVSIEDGCDEDDWEGWKMLTDKIGDKVQLVGDDLFVTNTERLQRGIDEDIANSILIKVNQIGSLTETINAIQLAHANDYTSIASHRSGETEDSFISDLAVALGTGQIKTGSASRSDRMAKYNQLLRIEAELGDLALYGGPALLKRRG, encoded by the coding sequence ATGAGCATGATTGTCGACGTTCGCGGACTTCAGATCCTGGACAGCCGCGGTAACCCCACGGTGGAAGTCGAAGTGATTTTGGACAGTGGCGTGGTTGGCCGCGCTGCCGTTCCTAGCGGTGCCTCGACCGGCGTGCACGAAGCTTTGGAGCTTCGCGACGGTGACAAGAGCGTTTACCTGGGCAAAGGCGTGACCAAAGCAGTCGAGAACGTCAACGACGTGATCGCCGACGCTTTGATCGGCGAAGATGCTACCAGCCAGACGCACATCGACGAATTGATGATCGAACTGGACGGTACCCCAAACAAGGCCAAGCTGGGTGCCAACGCGATCCTCGGTGTTTCGCTGGCTGTTGCCAAGGCCGCCGCGGCTGCTTCGGGTCTGCCGCTGTACCGTTACCTGGGTGGTGTCGGTGCTCGCACGCTGCCAGCTCCAATGATGAACATCGTCAATGGTGGTTCGCACGCCGACAACAACGTCGACGTTCAAGAGTTCATGGTCTTCCCATTGGGCTTCGACAAGTTTGGCGACGCCCTTCGCTGTGGCGTGGAAGTGTTCCACAGCCTGAAGAAGGTGCTCAAGGGTAAGGGCCTCAACACGGCCGTCGGTGACGAAGGTGGTTTTGCTCCGAACCTGGGTAGCAACATCGAAGCACTCGACCTGATCATGGAATCGATCGACGCTGCTGGTTACAAGGCCGGCGAACAGGTCTACATCGCTTTGGACGTTGCTTCCAGCGAACTGTACAACAAGGACAAGAAGACCTACACGATCGACGGCAAGGAAATTGATTCCGCCGGCATGGTCGACTTCCTGGCTGCTTGGGCCGACAAGTACCCGATCGTTTCGATCGAAGACGGCTGTGACGAAGACGACTGGGAAGGTTGGAAGATGCTGACCGACAAGATCGGCGACAAGGTCCAACTGGTCGGCGACGACTTGTTCGTTACCAACACCGAACGTCTGCAACGCGGTATCGACGAAGACATCGCCAACAGCATCCTGATCAAGGTCAACCAGATTGGTTCGCTGACCGAAACGATCAACGCGATCCAACTGGCCCACGCCAACGATTACACCAGCATCGCCAGCCACCGCAGCGGTGAAACGGAAGACTCGTTCATCTCCGATCTGGCCGTTGCTCTGGGTACCGGTCAGATCAAGACGGGCTCCGCTTCGCGTAGCGATCGTATGGCCAAGTACAACCAGTTGCTGCGAATCGAAGCCGAACTGGGCGACCTGGCCCTGTACGGCGGTCCAGCTCTGCTGAAGCGTCGCGGCTAA
- a CDS encoding riboflavin synthase — protein sequence MFTGLVETQGKVVALKPEGPGVRVSLESELIAGSAALGDSIAVNGCCLTVVSIAENVVDFEAGEETLKRTNLGQLENGSVVNLERSLQLGDRLGGHLVTGHIDTTATLVERNDDGEWCTMWFEVPKEYARQMASKGSVAIDGISLTLVDVTDTRFSVALIPHTLDATTLGGRKQGDTVNIETDLLAKYVQRQLETK from the coding sequence ATGTTTACTGGCCTGGTTGAAACGCAAGGAAAAGTCGTCGCCCTTAAACCCGAGGGACCGGGGGTACGTGTGTCATTAGAGAGCGAGTTGATTGCAGGCAGCGCCGCACTTGGGGACAGTATTGCCGTTAACGGATGCTGTTTGACCGTCGTCAGCATCGCAGAAAATGTTGTCGATTTTGAAGCCGGCGAAGAGACGTTAAAGAGAACCAATCTTGGCCAGCTTGAAAATGGAAGCGTCGTGAACCTGGAACGCTCCCTTCAACTGGGTGATCGACTCGGCGGCCATTTGGTCACCGGGCACATCGATACCACGGCCACGCTCGTCGAGCGCAACGACGATGGAGAGTGGTGTACGATGTGGTTTGAAGTCCCCAAAGAGTACGCCCGACAAATGGCCAGCAAGGGAAGCGTGGCGATCGACGGCATCAGCTTAACCCTGGTCGATGTGACCGACACACGATTCAGCGTGGCCCTGATTCCGCATACGCTCGATGCCACGACGCTGGGCGGACGAAAGCAGGGCGACACTGTCAACATCGAGACCGACCTGCTGGCCAAGTACGTGCAGCGACAACTCGAAACGAAGTAA
- the rsmA gene encoding 16S rRNA (adenine(1518)-N(6)/adenine(1519)-N(6))-dimethyltransferase RsmA translates to MPEFRNQTISYLTSKFREIGIRPVSKHGQNFLIDMNLLDLLVRSADIQKDDVILEIGTGTGTLSTRMADQAGYLVTVEIDPHMATFATEELDEFENVTLLNYDALRNKNNFRPEMIETIKEKMAEIGTDHFKLAANLPYNVATPIISNLLRTDITPKSMTVTIQKELAERIIASPGTKDYSALSVWIQAQCRCELVRILPPSVFWPAPKVNSAILHIEVEPERRAAIPDLEFFHEFNRSLFFHRRKFLRSVLHSSFKGKLEKAEVDQVMEQGGLNPSARAENFTVDEILAMCELFRQKLAEKEA, encoded by the coding sequence ATGCCTGAATTTCGCAATCAAACGATCTCGTACCTCACGAGCAAATTCCGCGAAATCGGAATCCGCCCCGTCTCAAAGCACGGGCAGAACTTCTTGATCGACATGAACCTGCTGGACCTACTGGTCCGCTCGGCAGACATCCAGAAGGATGACGTCATTCTCGAAATCGGTACCGGCACCGGTACGCTTTCCACGCGCATGGCCGACCAGGCCGGCTACCTGGTGACGGTGGAAATCGACCCGCACATGGCCACATTCGCCACGGAGGAACTCGACGAGTTCGAAAACGTCACGCTGCTGAACTACGATGCGCTGCGCAACAAAAACAACTTCCGCCCCGAGATGATCGAAACCATCAAAGAGAAGATGGCCGAAATCGGTACCGATCATTTCAAGTTGGCCGCCAACTTGCCGTACAACGTGGCGACACCGATCATCTCGAACCTGCTACGAACCGACATCACGCCCAAGAGCATGACGGTCACGATCCAGAAGGAACTCGCCGAACGGATCATCGCCTCGCCAGGCACCAAGGACTACAGCGCCTTGTCGGTCTGGATTCAGGCCCAATGCCGCTGCGAACTGGTCCGCATTCTGCCTCCGAGTGTCTTCTGGCCGGCACCCAAGGTGAACTCCGCCATTCTCCATATTGAAGTGGAACCAGAACGGCGGGCAGCGATTCCTGATCTTGAGTTCTTCCACGAGTTTAACCGCTCGCTCTTTTTCCATCGCCGCAAGTTCCTGAGAAGCGTGCTGCATAGTTCGTTCAAGGGAAAGCTCGAGAAAGCAGAAGTCGACCAAGTGATGGAGCAGGGGGGCTTAAACCCCAGTGCCCGAGCCGAGAATTTCACCGTCGACGAAATCCTCGCAATGTGCGAACTGTTTCGTCAGAAGCTGGCCGAGAAAGAGGCGTAG
- a CDS encoding sulfatase family protein: MNSLCYRQVGDLRPSVVTLLRAVMVVAVGALAAANVNAEAPRPNILLILGDNWAYPHASICGDPVVATPTFDRLAHEGALGNNVFCQVPSCSPARAVLLSGQATHRLGEAANLWGNWASGLETYPDLLASAGYVVGFEGKGWAPGVYQASSTNAALDNPAGMKFKTFGSFLDSVPDGKPFCFWFGSRDPHQPWGAKQEFRAGLDASKVKVPEYLPDVPEVRETILDYYAEVQSLDHDASQLLKELDERGLGENTLVVMMGDNGWQTPRGLANVYDAGTRTPMAIRWPKVIKPGLVLDQFISFEDFAPTFLEVAGVSVPSDMTGKSLVPLLKGNEVNDWRDAIFLERERHANVRAEDESYPCRAIRTKDYLYVWNIEPELWPAGDPKMHFAVGPYGDIDNTPYKAFLLEHQETPEYRPFFELAMGKRPAEELYDLRTDPDQVRNIAAEPANAGVVSKLRQRVQKWMEATDDPRAKNTRDRRFTKYPYFGGPPRNRPGPK, from the coding sequence ATGAATAGTCTGTGCTATCGACAAGTCGGCGATCTAAGGCCATCGGTCGTCACGTTACTTCGTGCAGTAATGGTTGTTGCTGTCGGTGCCCTGGCTGCGGCGAACGTCAACGCGGAAGCACCGCGTCCCAATATCCTGCTGATCTTGGGCGATAACTGGGCCTATCCGCATGCTTCGATTTGCGGTGATCCGGTCGTCGCGACACCGACGTTCGATCGCCTGGCACACGAAGGGGCGTTAGGGAATAACGTGTTCTGCCAGGTGCCGTCGTGTTCGCCAGCCCGGGCGGTGCTATTGAGTGGACAAGCGACCCATCGCTTGGGAGAAGCGGCTAACCTATGGGGCAACTGGGCGAGTGGACTGGAAACCTATCCCGATCTATTGGCTTCGGCCGGGTACGTTGTCGGCTTCGAAGGCAAAGGGTGGGCACCTGGTGTTTATCAAGCCAGTTCAACCAACGCTGCCTTGGACAACCCGGCTGGCATGAAGTTCAAGACGTTTGGAAGCTTCCTGGATTCGGTTCCAGACGGCAAGCCATTCTGCTTTTGGTTCGGCTCGCGTGATCCACACCAGCCGTGGGGTGCGAAGCAGGAGTTCCGCGCGGGGCTCGATGCGTCGAAGGTCAAAGTCCCTGAGTATTTGCCGGATGTCCCTGAGGTTCGAGAAACCATCTTGGACTACTACGCCGAAGTCCAAAGTTTAGATCACGATGCGAGCCAGTTGCTTAAAGAATTGGATGAACGAGGGCTCGGCGAGAACACGCTGGTCGTCATGATGGGGGACAATGGTTGGCAGACGCCACGTGGCTTGGCGAATGTTTATGACGCCGGCACGCGCACACCGATGGCCATTCGCTGGCCCAAGGTCATCAAACCAGGCCTGGTACTCGACCAATTCATTTCCTTTGAAGACTTCGCACCGACCTTCCTGGAAGTCGCCGGTGTTTCCGTTCCTTCCGATATGACGGGCAAGTCGCTTGTTCCTTTACTGAAAGGAAACGAGGTCAACGACTGGCGCGACGCGATCTTCCTCGAGCGTGAACGGCACGCGAACGTGCGAGCCGAGGACGAAAGCTATCCGTGCCGCGCGATTCGTACGAAGGACTACCTCTACGTCTGGAATATTGAACCGGAGCTTTGGCCTGCCGGCGATCCGAAGATGCACTTTGCCGTTGGACCTTATGGCGATATCGACAATACGCCTTACAAAGCGTTTCTGCTGGAGCATCAAGAGACACCCGAGTATCGCCCCTTCTTCGAGTTGGCGATGGGCAAGCGTCCTGCCGAAGAGTTGTACGATCTTCGTACTGATCCCGACCAGGTCCGCAATATCGCCGCCGAGCCTGCCAACGCAGGAGTCGTCAGCAAGCTGCGTCAGCGCGTCCAGAAGTGGATGGAAGCGACTGATGACCCGCGGGCAAAGAATACGCGAGATCGACGATTCACTAAGTACCCGTATTTCGGCGGACCTCCCCGAAATCGCCCTGGTCCAAAGTAG
- a CDS encoding helix-turn-helix transcriptional regulator — protein sequence MPEIRDALRSLDIVLGEGICQMFEHIPDLHFFIKDRDRKLIYCNETHRRGILRFSEADEVYGKDNTQFFPNVLAETFTEDDKAVIEKGESIYERIELNISGTGAIRWFCTTKVPARDRRGQIQGLIGISRPIDDADHVPSELAVLLPAIQFIQNNRQAPIRISTLAEACGLTELNFRREFKNVFRISPLQFILRCRIQLACLQLEKTKDSVADVAANCGFEDQNYFARQFRRIMGVTPSQFRSRLSLTSSE from the coding sequence ATGCCTGAAATACGCGATGCCTTGCGATCTTTGGATATTGTGCTCGGCGAAGGGATATGCCAGATGTTCGAGCACATCCCCGATCTCCACTTCTTTATCAAAGATCGAGATCGCAAGTTAATCTACTGCAACGAGACGCATCGACGCGGGATTCTTCGGTTCAGCGAAGCGGATGAAGTCTACGGAAAAGACAACACCCAGTTCTTTCCCAACGTGTTAGCTGAGACATTCACCGAAGACGACAAGGCGGTCATCGAGAAGGGGGAATCGATCTACGAACGGATTGAACTGAACATCTCTGGCACGGGGGCGATTCGCTGGTTTTGCACAACCAAAGTGCCGGCCAGAGATCGCCGAGGGCAAATCCAAGGCCTGATCGGCATCAGCCGGCCGATCGATGACGCCGACCACGTACCAAGCGAACTGGCAGTTCTATTGCCAGCGATCCAGTTCATTCAGAACAACCGCCAAGCCCCCATTCGCATCAGTACCCTAGCGGAGGCTTGTGGTTTGACGGAATTGAATTTCCGACGCGAGTTCAAGAACGTGTTTCGAATCTCGCCACTCCAGTTCATTCTTCGCTGCCGGATTCAACTGGCATGTCTGCAACTGGAGAAAACGAAAGACTCCGTTGCCGACGTCGCAGCCAACTGCGGCTTCGAGGACCAGAACTACTTCGCTCGCCAATTTCGTCGCATTATGGGCGTCACGCCGTCGCAGTTCCGGTCGCGACTTTCACTCACGTCTAGCGAGTAA
- a CDS encoding endonuclease/exonuclease/phosphatase family protein has product MRTFLMLTVALLAGMTVSTLFGAEPKRDAVDVMSFNIRYGTAKDGENHWDKRKEFVAETIQQVNPDLLGTQECLGFQRDFLAKHLPGYQTHAAAREDGKEKGEMCAIFFRTDRFEKLDAGHFWLSETPEVPGSKSWDSSLPRMVSWVKLKDKKSTNSKPIVFINTHFDHRGPEARFESAEMIREKIGQFADADVILTGDFNADEGSKPYVAMFANDSPVVDTYRTAHPEKQANEGTFSGFDVKNTSGARIDWIGAGHGWNVVEAKILTIHRDSSTPSDHLPITAKLTR; this is encoded by the coding sequence ATGCGTACTTTTCTGATGCTTACCGTGGCCTTGTTGGCCGGCATGACTGTTTCGACGCTGTTCGGTGCCGAGCCCAAGAGGGACGCCGTTGACGTGATGTCCTTCAATATTCGCTATGGGACCGCCAAAGATGGCGAGAACCACTGGGACAAGCGAAAAGAGTTTGTGGCCGAGACGATTCAACAGGTGAACCCTGATTTGCTGGGCACCCAGGAATGTCTGGGCTTTCAACGTGACTTCCTGGCCAAGCACCTGCCTGGCTATCAGACGCACGCCGCTGCTCGTGAAGATGGCAAGGAAAAGGGAGAGATGTGTGCGATCTTCTTTCGCACCGATCGCTTCGAGAAACTCGATGCCGGTCACTTCTGGTTGAGCGAAACGCCGGAGGTCCCTGGCAGCAAGAGCTGGGACAGCAGCCTACCGCGGATGGTCAGTTGGGTGAAGCTGAAGGATAAGAAGTCGACCAATAGCAAGCCCATCGTCTTCATCAACACCCACTTCGATCATCGCGGTCCCGAGGCCCGCTTCGAGTCGGCCGAGATGATTCGCGAAAAGATCGGTCAGTTTGCCGATGCCGATGTCATTCTGACGGGCGACTTCAATGCCGATGAAGGATCGAAGCCGTATGTGGCGATGTTTGCCAACGACTCGCCGGTCGTCGATACCTATCGAACGGCTCACCCAGAGAAACAAGCAAACGAAGGGACGTTCTCAGGCTTCGACGTGAAAAACACCAGTGGTGCACGCATCGACTGGATTGGTGCCGGACACGGCTGGAATGTCGTCGAGGCGAAGATTCTAACCATCCACCGCGATAGCAGCACTCCATCGGATCACTTGCCGATTACCGCGAAGCTTACTCGCTAG
- a CDS encoding alkaline phosphatase D family protein — protein MSLPSFQSAARTFLSDRREFVLGAGSLALLPWLGQCVQGAAKANASFAKDPFTLGVASGDPQPDGFVLWTRLAPEPLGGGGMPNESFEVTWELSEDESFKRIAHSGKTYATPQLGHSVHVEVQGLPADRWYFYRFQCGDAVSAVGRARTTPGYDVMSDQLRFAFASCQHYEHGLFTAYEHMAQEDLDLVLHLGDYIYEYRGNSKAIRQHIGEEIQSLNDYRNRYALYRTDEHLQAAHARCPWLLVWDDHEFDNNCAGDISEEHDVNPEDYLLRRASAYQAYYEMMPLRSRSMPRGPHMQLYRRIPYGRLANFEMLDTRQYRTDQPNGDGLKPMNDAARDHKNTLLGDKQEHWLMRDLIASQSNWNVLGQQVMMAPADRLEGEKKAYSMDQWPGYTHSRDRLLGFMRDRKVPNPVVLTGDIHNNWVNDLKVNFEDEKDPVMGTEFVCTSITSGGNGQKAEDRAKVLTSENPFVKFFNAERGYVSCTVTPDQWRSDYQVVEYVDKPGAPLITRASYVVESGEPGAKPL, from the coding sequence GTGTCGCTTCCATCGTTTCAATCGGCTGCTCGTACGTTTCTATCGGACCGTCGCGAATTCGTGCTGGGGGCTGGTTCGCTCGCCTTGTTGCCGTGGTTGGGCCAGTGTGTTCAAGGGGCTGCGAAGGCCAACGCTTCGTTTGCCAAAGATCCTTTCACGCTCGGTGTCGCGTCAGGCGATCCTCAACCCGATGGTTTCGTGCTGTGGACACGGTTGGCGCCGGAACCACTGGGTGGCGGTGGCATGCCCAATGAAAGCTTCGAGGTCACCTGGGAACTATCGGAAGACGAATCGTTTAAGAGGATCGCTCACAGCGGCAAGACCTATGCTACGCCACAACTGGGGCACAGCGTTCATGTGGAAGTGCAAGGACTGCCGGCCGATCGCTGGTATTTCTATCGCTTTCAATGCGGTGACGCAGTTAGCGCTGTGGGGCGTGCCCGCACGACGCCTGGCTACGATGTGATGTCCGACCAGCTGCGGTTTGCGTTTGCTTCGTGTCAACACTACGAGCACGGACTGTTCACCGCGTACGAGCACATGGCCCAGGAAGACTTGGACCTGGTGCTGCACTTGGGAGATTACATCTACGAGTATCGCGGCAACAGCAAGGCCATTCGTCAGCATATTGGCGAAGAGATCCAATCGCTGAACGACTACCGCAATCGATACGCTTTGTACCGAACCGACGAGCACCTGCAAGCCGCGCACGCGCGCTGCCCATGGCTGCTGGTGTGGGACGATCACGAGTTTGACAACAACTGTGCCGGGGATATCTCGGAAGAGCATGACGTCAATCCAGAAGACTACCTGCTGCGTCGTGCCAGCGCCTATCAGGCCTATTACGAAATGATGCCGTTACGCAGCCGCAGCATGCCACGTGGCCCACACATGCAGCTGTATCGCCGGATTCCCTACGGCCGGTTGGCGAACTTCGAGATGCTCGACACGCGGCAGTACCGTACCGATCAGCCCAATGGCGACGGTCTGAAGCCGATGAACGATGCCGCTCGAGACCACAAAAACACGCTGCTGGGCGACAAACAAGAGCATTGGCTGATGCGCGACCTGATCGCATCGCAAAGCAACTGGAATGTCCTGGGGCAGCAAGTCATGATGGCCCCGGCCGATCGCCTGGAAGGCGAAAAGAAGGCCTACAGCATGGACCAATGGCCGGGCTACACGCACTCGCGTGACCGCCTGTTGGGCTTCATGCGAGATCGCAAGGTTCCAAACCCAGTAGTTTTGACCGGCGACATCCACAACAATTGGGTCAACGACCTGAAGGTGAACTTCGAGGACGAAAAGGATCCGGTCATGGGTACCGAATTCGTCTGCACGTCGATTACCTCGGGTGGCAATGGACAAAAGGCCGAAGACCGGGCCAAGGTGCTCACCAGTGAGAACCCATTCGTCAAGTTCTTCAATGCCGAACGTGGATACGTCAGCTGTACGGTGACGCCAGACCAGTGGCGAAGTGACTATCAGGTGGTCGAGTACGTCGACAAGCCTGGGGCTCCACTGATCACGCGTGCATCGTACGTGGTCGAATCAGGCGAGCCTGGTGCCAAGCCTTTGTAG
- a CDS encoding aminotransferase class I/II-fold pyridoxal phosphate-dependent enzyme, whose amino-acid sequence MTPEMLNSFTPPSTSIVDRLRHRAEHLGSQVAFTFLVDGEDEEIKLTYEQLDRRCQAIAAELQARGMEGERALLLFPPGLDFIAAFFGCLYAGVVAVPAYPPRRNRNMVRIQAIAEDAQAKVALTLSDVYDRMVPMFEETPKLNTIEWISTDKVEEKLAAKWNQPGITAETLAFLQYTSGSTGTPKGVMLNHGNMMHNSALISYAFETTRSVRACFWLPMYHDMGLIGGVLQPMQIGQPNVLMSPMAFLQQPYRWLRAISKYQCNVSGGPNFAYELCVQKITPEQREKLDLSSWELAFNGAEPVKPETLDRFAKTFEPCGFRREAFYPCYGMAEATLIISGGMKKSPPVIQAVDGYSLDQHQVVDADPDDDGARLIVGCGNTLPDQRIMIVDPETFTKRQSDEVGEVWVQGPSIAKGYWRNEESTEAIFNAYTSDTKEGPFLRTGDLGFMQANGELFITGRLKDMIIVRGVNRYPQDIEQTVTRCHDLLDGMTAAAVMAEVADKERLIVVAEAPRAKRKDLTDIIAAIRREVAIEHEVSVDGVALIRRGSIPKTSSGKIQRHACREHFLTHTLPVLERWVAWDEVQVSEEIQRVKLRRAQLEAARADAEGLAVSDPLVRQRTVQMVIDKIREIAKDRGRQIEPETDILELDLDSLERMEIIASIEDHYGARFPDDILPSMRTVAQVADCIEIYLAGDDMLPATSGEIPQEMYGFSALPEYRQVRQISEQLGDLGLPNPYFQVLDSATSATAIVDGKEVINFAGYNYLGLAEHAEVKKAAIQAIESLGVSTSGSRLISGERALHRDLESELAKFIGVPSSMLMSGGHAANETTIGHLLRTGDLILHDSMAHSSIITGANLSGARRRPYPHNDWRELDEILHDIRKDYRRVLIVAEGIYGMEGDVCPLPQLVEIRNRHKTWLMVNEAHSLGTLGKTGRGVCEHFGIDPNQIDIWIGTLSKAFGSSGGYVAGSHELIDYLKHTASGFVYSAGLSPPATAGALAGLRELEQNPGWVTKLQQNADLVRDLAKKAGLNIGGSGKSPIVPIIVGDSMMTMILAQKLLADGVNARPLTYPAVEESAARLRLFVNAHHTKDQIRQTINKLAALWSKLQRENHASAG is encoded by the coding sequence GTGACTCCAGAGATGCTCAATTCGTTTACTCCTCCTTCCACCAGCATCGTTGATCGTTTGCGCCATCGGGCCGAACATCTGGGATCGCAGGTAGCTTTCACGTTCCTGGTCGACGGAGAAGACGAAGAGATCAAGCTCACCTACGAGCAGCTCGACCGTCGCTGCCAGGCAATCGCCGCCGAACTTCAAGCACGCGGCATGGAAGGGGAGCGAGCCCTGCTTCTGTTCCCTCCGGGACTGGACTTCATCGCGGCCTTCTTTGGCTGCTTGTATGCCGGTGTGGTCGCGGTTCCGGCATATCCACCTCGCCGCAACCGCAACATGGTGCGTATTCAGGCGATTGCCGAAGACGCCCAGGCCAAGGTCGCCCTGACCCTCTCGGACGTCTACGACCGTATGGTCCCGATGTTCGAGGAAACCCCCAAGCTGAATACAATCGAGTGGATCAGCACCGACAAGGTCGAAGAAAAGCTGGCCGCCAAGTGGAATCAGCCCGGCATCACGGCTGAAACGCTCGCATTCTTGCAATACACGTCGGGTTCGACCGGAACGCCCAAGGGGGTGATGCTGAACCACGGCAACATGATGCACAACTCGGCGCTCATCTCGTACGCGTTCGAGACGACTCGTAGCGTCCGGGCTTGCTTCTGGCTGCCCATGTACCACGACATGGGACTGATCGGCGGTGTGCTTCAGCCTATGCAAATCGGCCAGCCGAACGTGCTGATGTCGCCGATGGCGTTCCTGCAACAGCCGTATCGCTGGCTGCGGGCTATCTCGAAGTACCAGTGCAATGTCAGCGGCGGACCGAACTTCGCATACGAGCTATGCGTGCAGAAGATTACGCCGGAACAACGCGAGAAGCTCGACCTGAGCAGTTGGGAACTGGCGTTTAACGGGGCCGAGCCGGTCAAGCCCGAAACCCTCGATCGCTTCGCCAAGACATTCGAGCCGTGCGGTTTCCGTCGCGAAGCTTTCTATCCCTGCTACGGCATGGCCGAAGCCACGCTCATTATTTCTGGCGGTATGAAGAAGAGCCCGCCGGTCATTCAGGCAGTCGATGGCTACTCGCTCGATCAGCACCAGGTTGTCGACGCCGATCCCGATGACGATGGTGCCCGCCTGATTGTCGGCTGCGGTAACACGCTGCCTGACCAGCGGATTATGATCGTCGATCCCGAAACATTCACCAAGCGACAATCCGATGAAGTCGGGGAAGTCTGGGTGCAAGGTCCCAGTATCGCCAAAGGCTATTGGCGAAACGAAGAATCGACCGAGGCGATCTTCAACGCCTATACCAGCGACACCAAAGAAGGCCCATTCCTACGAACCGGCGACCTCGGTTTCATGCAGGCCAACGGCGAGTTGTTCATCACCGGCCGCCTGAAAGACATGATCATTGTCCGCGGGGTGAATCGCTATCCGCAAGACATCGAACAAACGGTCACTCGGTGCCACGACTTGCTCGACGGCATGACGGCCGCCGCCGTGATGGCCGAAGTGGCCGACAAAGAACGCCTGATCGTGGTCGCCGAAGCGCCCCGAGCCAAACGCAAAGACCTGACCGACATCATCGCGGCCATTCGCCGTGAAGTGGCCATCGAGCACGAAGTCTCGGTCGACGGCGTCGCATTGATTCGTCGCGGTTCGATTCCCAAGACCTCCAGCGGTAAGATCCAGCGTCACGCGTGCCGCGAGCACTTCCTTACGCACACCCTGCCGGTATTGGAACGTTGGGTTGCCTGGGACGAGGTTCAGGTCTCCGAAGAAATCCAACGCGTTAAGCTGCGTCGTGCTCAACTGGAAGCAGCCCGAGCCGATGCCGAAGGCTTGGCCGTTTCCGATCCGCTGGTCCGTCAACGCACCGTTCAGATGGTGATCGACAAGATTCGGGAGATCGCCAAAGATCGCGGCCGCCAGATCGAACCTGAGACCGACATTCTGGAACTCGATCTCGATTCGCTCGAACGTATGGAGATCATCGCTTCGATCGAAGACCACTACGGGGCTCGCTTCCCGGACGATATCCTGCCGTCGATGCGAACCGTCGCCCAGGTTGCCGACTGCATCGAGATCTACCTGGCCGGCGACGACATGCTTCCCGCGACGTCCGGTGAGATCCCGCAGGAAATGTATGGTTTCTCGGCACTGCCAGAGTATCGCCAGGTCCGTCAGATTTCCGAACAACTGGGCGACCTGGGCTTGCCCAACCCCTACTTCCAGGTCCTCGACAGTGCGACCTCCGCTACAGCAATCGTCGATGGCAAAGAGGTAATCAACTTCGCAGGCTACAACTACCTGGGACTGGCCGAACATGCCGAAGTGAAAAAGGCTGCCATCCAGGCAATCGAGTCGCTTGGCGTTTCGACTAGCGGAAGCCGGCTGATCTCTGGCGAACGGGCCTTGCATCGTGACCTGGAAAGCGAACTGGCCAAGTTCATCGGCGTGCCAAGTTCGATGCTCATGTCGGGTGGACATGCGGCCAACGAAACGACGATCGGCCATCTGCTGCGAACAGGCGACCTGATCCTGCACGACTCGATGGCCCACAGCAGCATCATCACCGGGGCCAACCTCAGCGGTGCCCGCCGTCGTCCTTATCCACACAACGACTGGCGTGAACTCGACGAGATCCTGCACGACATCCGCAAAGACTATCGCCGCGTGTTGATCGTCGCCGAAGGGATCTACGGCATGGAAGGGGACGTCTGTCCGCTTCCGCAACTGGTCGAGATCCGTAACCGTCACAAGACCTGGCTGATGGTCAACGAGGCCCATTCGCTGGGTACGCTCGGCAAGACAGGCCGCGGCGTATGCGAACACTTTGGCATCGACCCCAACCAAATCGACATCTGGATCGGTACGCTGAGCAAGGCGTTCGGTTCCTCGGGTGGATACGTCGCCGGCAGCCATGAATTGATCGACTATCTGAAGCACACCGCTTCCGGCTTTGTTTACAGTGCAGGCCTTTCCCCTCCGGCAACCGCCGGGGCGCTGGCTGGCCTTCGCGAGCTCGAACAAAACCCTGGCTGGGTCACCAAGCTGCAGCAAAACGCCGACCTCGTTCGCGACTTGGCCAAGAAGGCAGGTCTGAACATCGGCGGCAGCGGCAAGTCACCGATCGTGCCGATCATTGTTGGCGATTCGATGATGACGATGATCCTCGCTCAGAAGTTGCTGGCCGACGGCGTGAACGCTCGCCCGTTGACCTACCCGGCCGTGGAAGAATCGGCCGCTCGTCTGCGTCTGTTTGTTAACGCCCACCACACCAAAGATCAAATCCGCCAGACGATCAACAAACTGGCGGCCCTCTGGTCGAAGCTACAACGAGAGAACCACGCCAGCGCGGGATAA